In the Haloferula helveola genome, one interval contains:
- a CDS encoding DUF1501 domain-containing protein, protein MPDPFSESQLLLNRRHFFGKTAKGVGVAALASLLDRDLFAAGPARQLPDYAPKAKRMIYLFQSGAPSQQDLFDPKPKLNEHFGEELSKHVEVTQRKTGMTMNQKSFPLAGSKYQFTKHGQSGAEISELLPHISGIADDICLIRSMYTEAINHDPAITFFQTGSQIPGRPSIGSWLSYGLGSVNRDLPDFVAMVSRGTGRPNCQPLYDRLWGSGFLPTQHAGVKFMSIGDPVLYLSNPTGFPAKSRRRMLDDLAELNEKKLNEFADPEIATRIKQYELAYRMQTSVPELTDISDEPESILQMYGPNVKKRGSYAYNCLMARRLAERDVRFVQLFHMGWDQHFTLPKQLPGQCQDTDQPSAALIKDLKMRGLLDDTLVVWGGEFGRTSYCQGKLARDNYGRDHHPRCFSIWAAGGGIKPGMTYGATDDFSYNITEKPVHVHDLHATILHQLGVDHEKLTYKFQGRQFRLTDVHGHLVKDILA, encoded by the coding sequence ATGCCCGATCCCTTCAGCGAATCCCAGCTCCTGCTCAACCGACGCCATTTCTTCGGCAAAACCGCCAAGGGCGTCGGCGTCGCCGCCCTCGCCTCCCTGCTCGATCGTGACCTGTTCGCGGCCGGACCGGCACGCCAGCTCCCCGACTACGCCCCGAAGGCGAAGCGGATGATCTACCTGTTCCAGAGCGGCGCGCCATCGCAGCAGGACCTCTTCGACCCGAAGCCGAAGCTCAACGAGCACTTCGGCGAAGAGCTCTCGAAGCACGTCGAGGTCACCCAGCGGAAGACCGGGATGACGATGAACCAGAAGTCATTCCCGCTCGCCGGCTCGAAATACCAGTTCACCAAACACGGCCAGAGCGGCGCCGAGATCTCGGAACTGCTGCCGCACATTTCGGGCATCGCCGACGACATCTGCCTGATCCGCTCGATGTACACCGAGGCGATCAATCACGACCCGGCGATCACTTTCTTCCAGACCGGTTCACAGATTCCCGGCCGCCCGAGCATCGGCTCGTGGCTTTCGTACGGACTCGGATCGGTGAATCGCGACCTGCCCGACTTCGTGGCGATGGTCTCCCGCGGCACCGGCCGGCCGAATTGCCAGCCGCTCTACGACCGCCTCTGGGGTTCCGGTTTCCTCCCGACCCAGCACGCCGGCGTGAAGTTCATGAGCATCGGCGATCCGGTCCTCTACCTCTCGAACCCGACAGGTTTCCCGGCGAAGTCACGGCGACGGATGCTCGATGACCTCGCCGAGCTCAACGAGAAGAAGCTCAACGAATTCGCCGATCCGGAAATCGCGACCCGCATCAAGCAGTACGAGCTCGCCTACCGGATGCAGACTTCGGTGCCGGAGCTGACCGACATCTCGGACGAGCCGGAGAGCATCCTCCAGATGTACGGGCCCAATGTGAAGAAGCGCGGCAGCTACGCTTACAACTGCCTGATGGCTCGCCGCCTCGCCGAGCGCGACGTGCGGTTCGTCCAGCTCTTCCACATGGGCTGGGACCAGCACTTCACCCTGCCGAAGCAGCTCCCCGGCCAGTGCCAGGACACCGACCAGCCGTCCGCCGCACTCATCAAGGACCTCAAGATGCGCGGATTGCTCGATGACACGCTGGTCGTGTGGGGCGGCGAGTTCGGACGGACCTCGTACTGCCAGGGCAAGCTGGCGCGCGACAACTACGGCCGCGACCACCATCCGCGCTGCTTCTCGATCTGGGCGGCCGGCGGCGGCATCAAGCCGGGCATGACCTACGGCGCGACCGATGATTTCTCGTACAACATCACCGAGAAGCCGGTCCACGTGCACGACCTGCACGCGACGATCCTCCACCAGCTCGGGGTCGACCACGAGAAGCTCACCTACAAGTTCCAAGGCAGGCAGTTCCGCCTTACTGACGTCCACGGCCACCTCGTGAAGGACATCCTCGCCTGA
- a CDS encoding sigma-70 family RNA polymerase sigma factor: MPVPGKDPSAKDFETRVEAVQGRLRAYLTASLGDAHDAADVLQEANLVLWRKRADFEPGTSFWAWAQKVAYFQIMAFRKRRKRDRLVLDDDVLNLLATEATPLLEDESDASRLPACMKALPDRQREVIEAHYFEKQSLKALALRLSSTPAAIGQLLYRARLNLQRCLRGVRTTP, from the coding sequence ATGCCCGTGCCCGGAAAAGATCCGTCCGCCAAGGACTTCGAAACGCGAGTCGAGGCCGTGCAAGGCCGGCTCCGAGCGTACCTGACCGCATCGTTGGGCGATGCCCACGATGCCGCCGACGTGCTGCAGGAAGCCAACCTCGTCCTGTGGCGCAAGCGCGCCGACTTCGAGCCGGGCACCTCGTTCTGGGCGTGGGCGCAAAAGGTCGCCTACTTCCAGATCATGGCCTTCCGCAAACGCCGCAAGCGCGACCGGTTGGTGCTCGACGACGATGTGCTCAACCTGCTCGCGACCGAAGCGACACCGCTACTTGAAGACGAATCCGACGCCAGCCGTCTGCCGGCCTGCATGAAGGCCCTGCCCGACCGCCAGCGCGAGGTGATCGAGGCCCACTATTTCGAAAAGCAATCGCTGAAGGCCCTCGCGTTACGCCTTTCCAGCACCCCGGCCGCGATCGGCCAGCTCCTCTACCGCGCCCGCCTGAACCTCCAGCGCTGCCTGCGCGGCGTCCGCACCACTCCCTGA
- a CDS encoding PSD1 and planctomycete cytochrome C domain-containing protein, translating into MDPKHQHLISAYLDGSLTPEEARMLNDLLRNDPEARAELLRQSEAHETLKQSTEAPAAASSETVVPFPGEAPERPRFRHWPAVAAAAVVIAALGVGIGVTLNPVEPVASKDAPVDEKPRTPEEAYSETLAKLPEAGSLKRPAANSDHVPVVLPGEKLSYNQHIRPILSENCFHCHGPDSAKREADLALHDPELAYAPLDGDLVPIVPGDASRSEVVRRIFDHDDPMPPVDSNRSLTEAQKKLVQRWIEEGAVYEEHWAFIPPAKAELPQLEAEAPVRNPIDRFVQRKLAEKELQPSPEAPKEVAARRATLALTGLQPTPEQMEEFLADTRPDAYEHYVDGLLSSDAYAERMALFWMDAARYADTDGYQNDGERTNWPWRDWVIAAYRDNMPFDQFTIEQLAGDMLPDATDSQRLATAFNRNHRQNGEGGALAEEFFVENVIDRVETTSTLWLGLTTGCARCHDHKYDPISQREFYEMFAYFNSIGERGIGAGKQAQPMLTTASPLRKEPEDLNEKVAEAKGRLAALEDQTPGRIERWITASRESFARARNEWVPVEEIASAEVTGDEGKLIVDSDGSLLFEGQNVGDIDYTIRIPIGDRAITGVRIDMLTDPTFGAPRKLARSVNGNFVLTDLRVSAGAEKPSPVAISSVSATFQQDRYPVDAVIDGNPKSGWAVFGPDVKAEAVSLFAIFQQPATSGDGALVLTMRHLSGFADHNPGRFRIYLTERPLADRGGIGAVPADVLAAVLKDEPVRTAGERQTIRNFFETIDPDLVAAREQLTALEKKAENAGGGKVAVMVMNEQKQPTPAYLLDRGQYDAPDKSEVLPRGLPKAIHPGNDMPGDRLELARWLVSRENPLTARVVVNRMWQRLFGVGLVKTSEDFGSQAELPSHPELLDWLAVEFIDSGWDTKALYRLIATSHTFRQSSKSNSVLNELDPENRLLARGPRYRMDGFAIRDLALHSAGLLNTELGGPPVKPYQPAGLWQSVANSPNVRYQPAKGADLYRKSLYTYWKRAVNPPRQIIFDASGREICNVRNKITNTPLQALALMNDETFLEAARHVAARMIREGGATPEERLKLGYRLVTGYEPDDEELAVFERNRAHFADHFADNPAEAADFISIGESPRDATLDPVEHAAYTAAAHLMLNLDETITLE; encoded by the coding sequence ATGGACCCGAAACATCAGCACCTGATCTCGGCCTACCTCGACGGCAGCCTGACGCCGGAGGAGGCAAGGATGCTCAACGATCTGCTCCGCAACGACCCCGAAGCGCGCGCCGAGCTGCTCCGCCAGTCGGAAGCCCACGAGACCCTGAAGCAAAGCACCGAGGCTCCCGCTGCCGCGTCTTCGGAAACCGTGGTTCCATTTCCCGGTGAAGCTCCCGAGCGCCCACGCTTCCGACATTGGCCGGCCGTTGCCGCCGCGGCGGTGGTCATCGCGGCCCTCGGGGTCGGCATCGGCGTGACGCTCAATCCCGTCGAACCGGTGGCATCGAAGGATGCGCCGGTAGACGAGAAGCCCCGCACGCCCGAGGAAGCCTACAGCGAGACCCTCGCCAAACTCCCTGAAGCCGGCAGCCTGAAACGTCCGGCCGCGAATTCGGACCACGTGCCGGTCGTCCTTCCGGGGGAAAAGCTGAGCTATAACCAGCACATCCGCCCGATCCTCTCGGAGAACTGCTTCCACTGCCACGGACCCGACTCCGCCAAGCGCGAGGCCGACCTCGCGCTGCACGACCCGGAGCTCGCCTACGCTCCGCTCGACGGCGACCTCGTGCCGATCGTGCCAGGCGACGCGTCGCGCAGCGAAGTCGTGCGACGGATCTTCGATCACGATGACCCGATGCCACCGGTCGATTCGAACCGCTCGCTGACCGAAGCGCAGAAGAAGCTGGTCCAGCGGTGGATCGAGGAAGGCGCGGTGTATGAGGAGCATTGGGCGTTCATCCCGCCGGCGAAGGCCGAACTGCCGCAGCTTGAAGCCGAAGCCCCGGTGCGGAATCCGATCGACCGCTTCGTGCAGCGCAAGCTCGCCGAGAAAGAACTGCAGCCTTCGCCGGAGGCGCCGAAAGAGGTGGCCGCACGTCGCGCCACGCTCGCGCTCACCGGCCTGCAACCGACTCCGGAACAAATGGAGGAGTTTCTCGCCGACACCCGGCCCGATGCCTACGAGCACTACGTCGACGGCTTGCTTTCAAGCGACGCCTACGCCGAGCGCATGGCGTTGTTCTGGATGGATGCCGCACGCTACGCCGACACCGATGGCTACCAGAACGACGGTGAGCGCACCAACTGGCCGTGGCGTGACTGGGTGATCGCCGCGTATCGCGACAACATGCCCTTCGACCAGTTCACCATCGAGCAGCTCGCGGGTGACATGCTGCCGGACGCGACGGACTCGCAGCGCCTTGCCACCGCCTTCAACCGCAACCACCGGCAGAACGGCGAAGGCGGCGCGCTCGCCGAGGAATTCTTCGTCGAGAACGTGATCGACCGTGTCGAAACGACCTCGACCCTGTGGCTCGGTCTAACCACCGGCTGCGCACGCTGCCACGATCACAAATACGATCCGATTTCGCAGCGTGAGTTCTACGAGATGTTCGCCTACTTCAACAGCATCGGCGAACGGGGCATCGGCGCCGGCAAACAGGCGCAACCGATGCTCACCACCGCGTCCCCCCTCCGCAAGGAGCCCGAGGATCTCAACGAGAAGGTCGCCGAAGCGAAAGGCCGACTCGCCGCTCTCGAAGACCAAACTCCGGGGCGCATCGAGCGCTGGATCACCGCCAGCCGGGAGAGCTTCGCGCGTGCCCGCAACGAGTGGGTACCGGTCGAGGAAATCGCATCGGCGGAAGTCACCGGTGACGAAGGCAAGCTGATCGTCGACTCGGACGGTTCGCTGCTTTTCGAAGGGCAGAACGTCGGTGACATCGACTACACGATCCGCATCCCGATCGGCGACCGCGCGATCACCGGCGTGCGCATCGACATGCTCACCGACCCGACCTTCGGCGCGCCGCGCAAACTCGCCCGGAGCGTGAATGGCAACTTCGTGCTGACCGACCTGAGGGTCTCCGCCGGTGCGGAAAAGCCGAGCCCGGTCGCCATCTCCAGCGTCTCCGCCACCTTCCAGCAGGACCGCTATCCGGTCGACGCCGTCATCGACGGCAACCCAAAATCCGGCTGGGCCGTGTTCGGTCCGGACGTGAAGGCCGAGGCCGTCAGCCTGTTCGCGATCTTCCAACAGCCGGCGACATCCGGCGACGGCGCCCTGGTCCTAACGATGCGTCACCTGTCCGGTTTCGCGGACCACAATCCGGGACGTTTCCGGATCTATCTAACCGAACGCCCGCTCGCCGACCGCGGCGGGATCGGCGCGGTGCCAGCCGACGTCCTCGCAGCCGTGCTCAAGGACGAGCCCGTCCGGACCGCCGGCGAGCGCCAGACGATCCGCAATTTCTTCGAAACCATCGACCCCGACCTGGTCGCCGCCCGCGAGCAACTCACCGCGCTTGAGAAGAAGGCGGAGAATGCAGGCGGTGGAAAGGTCGCGGTGATGGTGATGAACGAGCAGAAGCAGCCGACTCCCGCCTACCTGCTCGACCGCGGCCAGTATGACGCGCCCGACAAATCCGAGGTGCTCCCGCGCGGTCTGCCAAAGGCGATCCACCCGGGCAACGACATGCCGGGCGACCGACTCGAACTCGCACGCTGGCTGGTCAGCCGCGAGAACCCGCTGACCGCGCGCGTCGTGGTCAACCGCATGTGGCAGCGACTGTTCGGGGTCGGACTGGTCAAGACCTCCGAGGATTTCGGATCCCAAGCGGAACTGCCGAGCCATCCGGAGCTGCTCGACTGGCTGGCGGTCGAGTTCATCGACTCGGGTTGGGACACCAAGGCGTTGTATCGCCTGATCGCCACCAGCCACACCTTCCGGCAGTCATCGAAGTCGAACTCGGTGCTCAACGAGCTCGACCCGGAAAACCGTCTGCTCGCCCGCGGGCCACGCTACCGGATGGACGGCTTCGCGATCCGCGATCTGGCGCTCCACTCGGCCGGCTTGCTCAATACCGAACTCGGCGGGCCGCCGGTGAAGCCCTACCAGCCGGCCGGCCTGTGGCAGTCGGTCGCCAACAGCCCGAACGTCCGCTACCAGCCGGCGAAGGGTGCCGACCTCTATCGCAAGAGTCTCTACACCTACTGGAAGCGCGCGGTGAACCCACCGCGACAGATCATCTTCGATGCCTCCGGACGCGAGATCTGCAACGTGCGCAACAAGATCACCAACACCCCGCTTCAGGCACTGGCGTTGATGAATGACGAGACCTTCCTCGAAGCCGCCCGCCACGTCGCGGCACGGATGATCCGGGAAGGTGGCGCGACACCGGAAGAGAGGCTGAAGCTCGGCTACCGGTTGGTAACGGGCTACGAGCCGGACGACGAAGAGCTCGCCGTCTTCGAACGCAATCGCGCGCACTTCGCGGATCACTTCGCCGACAATCCTGCCGAGGCCGCGGACTTCATCAGCATCGGCGAGTCGCCCCGCGACGCGACCCTCGACCCCGTCGAACACGCCGCCTACACGGCCGCCGCCCACCTGATGCTCAACCTCGACGAAACGATCACCCTCGAGTGA
- the rph gene encoding ribonuclease PH: protein MPVSRPDGRQADQLRPVSFAPGVAPHADGSVLVSFGNTKVICAATVEEDVPRWMKYQKVSGGWVTAEYSMLPYSTHDRKPRDISRGKLDGRSSEIQRLIGRSLRAVVDLQKLGSRTIWVDCDVLQADGGTRTASITGGCVALAIALNRLMGEGKLKDFPLKQLVSAISTGVYEGEPVLDLNYPEDKAASVDFNVVMTERGEYVEVQGSGEEAVFTGDQMTSMLELASKGSSELFTLQKAAILEADRPDGPMLADLADSFSK, encoded by the coding sequence ATGCCCGTTTCGCGTCCCGATGGCCGTCAGGCCGACCAGCTCCGTCCCGTTTCTTTCGCCCCCGGTGTGGCCCCGCATGCCGACGGGTCGGTCCTCGTTTCCTTCGGCAACACAAAGGTGATCTGCGCCGCGACGGTCGAGGAGGACGTGCCGCGCTGGATGAAGTATCAGAAGGTGTCGGGTGGCTGGGTGACGGCCGAGTATTCGATGCTGCCGTACTCGACCCATGACCGGAAACCGCGGGACATTTCGCGTGGAAAACTCGACGGGCGTTCGTCCGAGATCCAGCGACTGATCGGCCGCTCGCTGCGCGCGGTCGTCGACCTGCAGAAGCTCGGGTCGCGGACGATTTGGGTGGATTGCGACGTGTTGCAGGCCGACGGCGGCACCCGCACGGCTTCGATCACCGGCGGCTGCGTGGCGCTGGCGATCGCGCTCAACCGCCTGATGGGCGAGGGCAAGCTGAAGGACTTCCCGCTCAAGCAACTCGTCTCGGCAATTTCGACCGGCGTGTATGAAGGCGAGCCGGTCCTCGACCTGAACTACCCGGAAGACAAGGCGGCCTCGGTCGACTTCAACGTGGTGATGACCGAGCGCGGCGAATACGTCGAGGTGCAGGGCAGCGGTGAGGAGGCCGTGTTCACCGGCGACCAGATGACGTCGATGCTCGAGCTTGCTTCGAAGGGAAGCAGCGAGCTGTTCACCCTGCAGAAGGCCGCGATCCTCGAGGCCGACCGCCCGGACGGGCCGATGCTCGCGGATCTGGCGGATTCGTTTTCGAAGTAG
- a CDS encoding phytoene/squalene synthase family protein, which translates to MTDAATITQQARSNLAFALHILPKERRDDAVIFYAFCRVIDDLADDLEKPLEEREAALAAWEDGLRDGFADPDPLQKDLLAMRERCDIPTDLLVAVVDGCRMDLRPQRFGTWEDLSKYTWKVACAVGLVAMRIFGAQDPGTEKYAVALGHALQITNIIRDVGEDLSNGARIYLPLADLHRFQYSERDLVGRVHDGRFMALMAWQADRAEEFYKEAAESLPAADRQRMVAAEMMREIYQTLLGKMRKDGFRVFDRRYRLSKARKMAIFSKHLVGRGLSGE; encoded by the coding sequence ATGACCGACGCCGCCACCATCACGCAGCAGGCCCGATCGAATCTGGCCTTCGCGTTGCACATCCTGCCGAAGGAACGGCGGGATGATGCGGTGATTTTCTATGCGTTCTGCCGGGTCATCGATGACCTTGCCGATGACCTCGAGAAGCCGCTCGAGGAGCGCGAGGCCGCGCTGGCCGCCTGGGAAGACGGATTGCGCGACGGATTCGCGGATCCCGATCCGTTGCAGAAGGACCTGCTTGCGATGCGCGAGCGCTGCGACATTCCGACGGACCTGCTGGTGGCGGTGGTCGACGGCTGCCGCATGGACCTCCGCCCGCAGCGATTCGGGACGTGGGAGGACCTGTCGAAGTACACGTGGAAGGTCGCCTGTGCGGTCGGGCTCGTAGCGATGCGGATTTTCGGGGCGCAGGATCCGGGCACCGAGAAGTATGCCGTGGCTCTCGGCCATGCCTTGCAGATCACCAACATCATCCGGGACGTCGGCGAGGACCTCTCAAATGGCGCACGGATCTACCTGCCGTTGGCGGACCTTCACCGTTTCCAATACAGCGAGCGCGACTTGGTGGGCCGGGTTCACGACGGGCGTTTCATGGCGCTGATGGCGTGGCAGGCGGATCGCGCTGAGGAGTTCTACAAGGAAGCCGCCGAGTCGCTGCCGGCGGCCGACCGCCAGCGGATGGTGGCGGCCGAAATGATGCGCGAGATCTATCAGACGTTGCTCGGCAAGATGCGGAAGGACGGATTCCGCGTATTCGACCGCCGATACCGTTTGTCGAAGGCCCGGAAGATGGCAATCTTCTCCAAACACTTGGTCGGCCGCGGGCTCTCGGGTGAATAA
- the lepB gene encoding signal peptidase I, which translates to MFDFLKPRWKKDAKHLLKGAKKFIHYKRDLLADDRIDEIESRRVDLREAMKSNDRKLVEEAGKQLRATCEQALPRAPKQTWWEENVEVLFVALVIALGLRAYVLQPFRIPTGSMQPTLNGITVVRAPDSFEKPWIGQRAFEWLWRGRTYKTYVAENDMKLVPQRNGHAGRPASWFLFTRTAFDFSDGTTIKVPAESNEAGNIFKGSDTPGQYKAGETIFNGWIDTGDLVLVDKISYHFRKPKRGEVFVFDTRGIPTRGESRGPMADQSGGSHYIKRLCGVPGDELQIDAPELWVNGKIADEPGIVRVMKHEGEYAAYANGEPRPGYILGDLRPGGMAVAYSKAPLVKEGDVFKLKDSEQVGMRQYAALGDNTANSLDSRYWGPVHEFNLAGPGWFSLWPFGSGHWGFIR; encoded by the coding sequence ATGTTCGATTTCCTGAAGCCCCGCTGGAAAAAGGATGCGAAGCATCTTCTCAAGGGCGCGAAGAAGTTCATCCACTACAAGCGGGATCTGCTCGCGGACGACCGGATCGATGAGATCGAGTCGCGCCGGGTCGATCTCCGGGAGGCGATGAAGTCGAACGACCGGAAGCTGGTCGAGGAGGCCGGCAAGCAGCTCCGGGCGACCTGCGAGCAGGCACTGCCGCGGGCGCCGAAGCAGACGTGGTGGGAGGAGAATGTCGAAGTGCTGTTCGTCGCGCTGGTGATCGCGCTCGGCCTGCGCGCCTATGTGCTCCAGCCGTTCCGGATCCCGACCGGTTCGATGCAGCCGACGCTGAACGGGATCACGGTCGTGCGAGCGCCCGACAGTTTCGAGAAACCGTGGATCGGTCAGCGGGCATTCGAGTGGTTGTGGCGTGGCCGCACCTACAAGACCTATGTCGCGGAGAACGACATGAAGCTGGTGCCCCAACGCAACGGCCATGCGGGTCGTCCAGCTTCGTGGTTCCTGTTCACGAGGACGGCTTTCGACTTCAGCGACGGCACCACGATCAAGGTTCCGGCCGAGTCGAACGAGGCCGGTAACATTTTCAAGGGGAGTGACACGCCTGGGCAGTACAAGGCGGGCGAGACCATCTTCAACGGCTGGATCGACACCGGGGACCTCGTTCTGGTCGACAAGATCTCCTATCACTTCCGCAAACCGAAGCGGGGTGAAGTCTTCGTCTTCGACACACGGGGCATCCCGACCCGCGGTGAGTCGCGTGGGCCGATGGCCGATCAATCGGGCGGATCCCACTACATCAAAAGGCTCTGCGGTGTCCCGGGTGACGAACTCCAGATCGATGCCCCTGAATTGTGGGTGAACGGAAAAATCGCCGACGAACCCGGAATCGTCCGGGTGATGAAACACGAGGGCGAATACGCCGCGTACGCGAACGGAGAGCCACGGCCGGGATACATTCTCGGAGACCTGAGACCGGGCGGAATGGCGGTGGCCTACTCCAAGGCGCCGCTTGTGAAGGAAGGTGATGTTTTCAAACTCAAGGACTCCGAGCAGGTCGGCATGCGCCAGTATGCGGCGCTCGGCGACAACACCGCGAACTCGTTGGACTCCCGCTACTGGGGGCCGGTCCACGAGTTCAACCTCGCGGGGCCGGGCTGGTTCTCGCTATGGCCCTTCGGGTCCGGCCACTGGGGCTTCATCCGTTAA
- the miaB gene encoding tRNA (N6-isopentenyl adenosine(37)-C2)-methylthiotransferase MiaB: MPKVHIRTYGCQMNARDSEQVAQMFREGGYTVTGDETEADAILVNTCSVRDQAEQKALGKMGLMGAHRQTRPHVVYGFMGCMAQSRGPELFERVPHLDVVVGTQKYHKVFEYVDSILSRRLERRMDDPALSLLGDNVCDIEEEEGSQNTIRDHVPQDYQATAFVSIMQGCNMRCSFCIVPDTRGKERGRPIPEVVEEVKRLVDRGVKEVTLLGQIVNLYGRTEFEKVDGKSPFVQLLEAVHEIDGIERIRFTSPHPIGYRDDLVAAFTYLPKLCSHIHFPMQSGSDRILKLMRRPYKHAKFVEICEKMRAARPDLAITTDIIVGFPGETEEDFQATVDTCNQLRFDNAFVFRYSKRKDTPAAEMDEQLPESVKEERNQRLLDAVNVIARAKNEALVGTVQRVLCEGPSKNNKSRLSGRTSQNKILIFEGDPNKLTGELIDIKVDESTGFTLYGEVV; the protein is encoded by the coding sequence ATGCCCAAGGTCCACATCCGCACCTACGGTTGCCAGATGAACGCCCGCGACTCCGAACAGGTGGCGCAGATGTTCCGCGAAGGCGGCTACACGGTGACCGGCGACGAGACGGAAGCCGACGCCATCCTGGTCAACACCTGCTCGGTGCGTGACCAAGCCGAGCAGAAGGCGCTGGGCAAGATGGGCCTGATGGGTGCGCACCGCCAGACCCGCCCGCACGTCGTCTACGGCTTCATGGGCTGCATGGCCCAGTCACGCGGGCCCGAGCTCTTCGAACGCGTGCCGCACCTCGACGTGGTCGTCGGCACGCAGAAGTACCACAAGGTTTTCGAATACGTCGACAGCATCCTTTCACGCCGGCTCGAGCGCCGGATGGACGATCCCGCGCTTTCGCTGCTCGGCGACAATGTCTGCGACATCGAGGAGGAGGAAGGATCGCAGAACACAATCCGCGACCACGTCCCGCAGGACTACCAGGCGACCGCCTTCGTCTCGATCATGCAGGGCTGCAACATGCGCTGCTCGTTCTGCATCGTCCCCGACACCCGCGGCAAGGAACGCGGCCGGCCGATCCCCGAGGTCGTCGAGGAGGTGAAGCGCCTCGTCGATCGCGGCGTGAAGGAAGTCACCCTGCTCGGCCAGATCGTGAACCTGTACGGCCGCACCGAGTTCGAGAAGGTCGACGGCAAGTCGCCCTTCGTGCAGCTGCTTGAGGCGGTGCATGAGATCGACGGAATCGAGCGGATCCGTTTCACCTCGCCGCACCCGATTGGCTACCGCGACGACCTTGTCGCCGCCTTCACCTACCTGCCCAAGCTCTGCTCGCACATCCACTTCCCGATGCAGAGCGGCAGCGACCGCATCCTCAAGCTGATGCGCCGCCCGTACAAGCACGCGAAGTTCGTCGAGATCTGCGAGAAGATGCGTGCCGCACGGCCCGACCTTGCGATCACCACCGACATCATCGTCGGCTTCCCCGGCGAGACCGAGGAGGACTTCCAGGCGACCGTCGACACCTGCAACCAGCTGCGTTTCGACAATGCCTTCGTGTTCCGCTACTCGAAGCGCAAGGACACGCCGGCCGCCGAGATGGACGAGCAACTTCCGGAGAGCGTGAAGGAGGAGCGGAACCAGCGTCTCCTCGACGCCGTGAACGTCATCGCCCGCGCCAAGAACGAGGCCTTGGTCGGCACCGTGCAGCGTGTGCTTTGCGAAGGGCCGTCGAAGAACAACAAGTCGCGCCTCAGCGGCCGCACGAGCCAGAACAAGATCCTCATCTTCGAAGGCGATCCGAACAAGCTCACCGGCGAACTGATCGACATCAAGGTCGACGAGTCCACCGGCTTCACGCTCTACGGCGAGGTGGTTTGA
- a CDS encoding REP-associated tyrosine transposase, with product MEHKGIYNRGYLPHRDVPGSLQGITFRLADSVPKPLITKWKTELSELLDSPDQRIASGAAERLRKLIARHEDSGYGACVLAKASVSKIVQDTLIAGDGERYDLLEWCIMPNHVHVLIRIQSEHPLSAIVQQWKGGSSMKINRTLGRTGTLWEKDYFDRAIRDEKHFFQARSYIRNNPVKAGLCSEPKAWPCSSAGIDWPRVRGL from the coding sequence ATGGAGCACAAGGGCATCTACAATCGGGGTTACCTGCCTCATAGGGATGTCCCCGGCTCACTTCAGGGAATCACCTTCCGGTTGGCGGATTCGGTTCCGAAACCACTCATCACGAAGTGGAAAACCGAACTCTCCGAGCTATTGGATTCGCCGGACCAGAGGATCGCCTCAGGAGCTGCCGAGAGACTTCGTAAACTGATCGCTCGGCACGAAGACTCCGGCTACGGGGCCTGTGTTCTTGCCAAAGCATCTGTCTCCAAAATCGTCCAAGACACGCTGATTGCAGGAGACGGGGAGCGTTACGACCTGCTTGAGTGGTGCATCATGCCGAATCATGTCCACGTGTTGATTCGGATTCAGAGCGAACATCCCCTCTCTGCGATCGTCCAACAGTGGAAGGGCGGTTCATCGATGAAAATCAATCGCACGCTCGGCCGGACGGGGACTCTGTGGGAAAAGGACTACTTCGACCGCGCCATTCGTGATGAAAAACACTTCTTCCAAGCCCGATCCTACATCCGCAACAACCCCGTGAAGGCCGGTCTTTGTTCCGAGCCGAAAGCATGGCCCTGCTCTAGCGCCGGAATCGACTGGCCAAGGGTGCGCGGACTTTAG